From Neodiprion pinetum isolate iyNeoPine1 chromosome 7, iyNeoPine1.2, whole genome shotgun sequence, a single genomic window includes:
- the LOC124223250 gene encoding protein no-on-transient A isoform X3 has translation MSGADAPSVKSETPNNVPPENTNDNQRGPGGGGRGGGGGGGSGPRGRKGSRFSGGRGGGGGGGGGGGGGPGPRNDVQVKMNDSMDGSMDISMSDLGGGRGGPGRGGRGGRGGDRGMMGGRSQDDRLMERIINLSGPTHELQPQDTTEKKFSGRNRLYVGNLTNDVTEEELQTMFSAFGEVSEMFVNNEKNFAFLRMDFRANAEKAKHELDGSMRKGRAIKVRFAPHSSAIKVKNLTPWVSNELLDRAFSVFGEIERATVIVDDRGKSMGEGIVEYCRKPGAQLALRKCSEGCYFLTASLRPVVVEPFEQQDDIDGYPDKNLPRKNQEFYKAREVGPRFAQIGSFEHEYGTRWKQLHELYKQKEEALKREMAMEEEKLEAQMEFARYEHETELLREQLRMREADRERQKREWEMKERQAEEQRTREEELRRRQQEEMAIRIRRQEEELHRRQQENNLFMQEQAIRGGGGGGGGGGGGPGSIGGKNYDAISVNDRDGFGQPDGGNNLPVIIAVGG, from the exons ATGTCGGGCGCTGATGCTCCCAGTGTTAAATCCGAAACCCCGAACAACGTCCCGCCTGAAAACACGAACGATAATCAACGCGGACCTGGCGGCGGTGGACGTGGCGGTGGTGGCGGTGGCGGCAGCGGTCCTCGAGGTAGGAAAGGATCCCGATTTTCTGGAGgtcgaggaggaggaggaggaggcggaggcggcggcggcggtggtCCAGGACCCAGAAATGACGTGCAG GTGAAAATGAATGACTCAATGGACGGCAGTATGGACATATCCATGTCTGACCTTGGTGGCGGACGAGGAGGGCCAGGCCGTGGAGGTAGAGGCGGTCGTGGCGGAGATCGAGGAATGATGGGTGGCAGGTCACAAGAC GATCGCCTAATGgaacgtataataaatttgagcGGGCCGACGCATGAGCTACAGCCCCAAGATAcaacagagaaaaaattcagcggCAGAAATCGTTTGTACGTTGGTAACCTTACCAACGACGTTACAGAGGAAGAGCTTCAAACTATGTTCAGCGCATTTGGAGAAGTTTCAGAAATGTTTGTGAATAACGAGAAGAATTTCGCATTCTTAAGAATG GACTTCCGTGCAAACGCGGAAAAAGCAAAGCATGAACTGGATGGCTCGATGCGAAAAGGTCGTGCAATAAAAGTACGCTTTGCCCCGCATTCGTCAGCTATTAAAGTCAAGAATCTTACTCCTTGGGTGTCGAATGAACTCTTGGACAGAGCGTTCAGTGTATTTGGCGAGATTGAACGTGCGACAGTTATTGTAGATGACCGAGGAAAAAGTATGGGCGAGGGAATAGTTGAATATTGCAGAAAACCAGGTGCACAACTGGCGCTTAGGAAATGTAGCGAAGGATGTTACTTCCTTACTGC TTCTCTCCGACCGGTCGTCGTCGAACCTTTTGAGCAGCAAGATGATATAGACGGCTATCCAGACAAAAATTTACCCCGTAagaaccaagaattttataaagcTCGTGAAGTTGGACCGAGATTTGCACAGATCGGTAGCTTTGAACATGAGTACGGCACTAGGTGGAAGCAGCTCCACGAACTTTACAAACAGAAGGAAGAGGCGTTGAAGAGAGAAATGGCCATGGAGGAAGAAAAGCTTGAAGCACAGATGGAGTTTGCCAGATATGAACACGAGACTGAGCTACTACGCGAAC AGTTGCGAATGCGCGAAGCTGACAGGGAAAGGCAAAAGCGAGAGTGGGAGATGAAGGAGAGACAAGCCGAGGAGCAAAGAACACGTGAGGAAGAACTGCGGAGGAGACAACAGGAAGAAATGGCGATACGTATCAGGCGGCAGGAAGAAGAATTACACAGACGACAGCAAGAGAATAATCTCTTTATGCAG GAACAAGCCATACgcggcggcggtggcggcggCGGAGGTGGAGGGGGAGGCCCTGGCAGCATTGGTGGTAAAAATTATGATGCCATCAGTGTGAATGACCGCGACGGATTTGGTCAACCAGACG gCGGAAACAACTTGCCAGTG
- the LOC124223250 gene encoding protein no-on-transient A isoform X2, which yields MSGADAPSVKSETPNNVPPENTNDNQRGPGGGGRGGGGGGGSGPRGRKGSRFSGGRGGGGGGGGGGGGGPGPRNDVQVKMNDSMDGSMDISMSDLGGGRGGPGRGGRGGRGGDRGMMGGRSQDDRLMERIINLSGPTHELQPQDTTEKKFSGRNRLYVGNLTNDVTEEELQTMFSAFGEVSEMFVNNEKNFAFLRMDFRANAEKAKHELDGSMRKGRAIKVRFAPHSSAIKVKNLTPWVSNELLDRAFSVFGEIERATVIVDDRGKSMGEGIVEYCRKPGAQLALRKCSEGCYFLTASLRPVVVEPFEQQDDIDGYPDKNLPRKNQEFYKAREVGPRFAQIGSFEHEYGTRWKQLHELYKQKEEALKREMAMEEEKLEAQMEFARYEHETELLREQLRMREADRERQKREWEMKERQAEEQRTREEELRRRQQEEMAIRIRRQEEELHRRQQENNLFMQEQAIRGGGGGGGGGGGGPGSIGGKNYDAISVNDRDGFGQPDDYSCRWLTSLRRSTNIRDFNLRLGLVKIP from the exons ATGTCGGGCGCTGATGCTCCCAGTGTTAAATCCGAAACCCCGAACAACGTCCCGCCTGAAAACACGAACGATAATCAACGCGGACCTGGCGGCGGTGGACGTGGCGGTGGTGGCGGTGGCGGCAGCGGTCCTCGAGGTAGGAAAGGATCCCGATTTTCTGGAGgtcgaggaggaggaggaggaggcggaggcggcggcggcggtggtCCAGGACCCAGAAATGACGTGCAG GTGAAAATGAATGACTCAATGGACGGCAGTATGGACATATCCATGTCTGACCTTGGTGGCGGACGAGGAGGGCCAGGCCGTGGAGGTAGAGGCGGTCGTGGCGGAGATCGAGGAATGATGGGTGGCAGGTCACAAGAC GATCGCCTAATGgaacgtataataaatttgagcGGGCCGACGCATGAGCTACAGCCCCAAGATAcaacagagaaaaaattcagcggCAGAAATCGTTTGTACGTTGGTAACCTTACCAACGACGTTACAGAGGAAGAGCTTCAAACTATGTTCAGCGCATTTGGAGAAGTTTCAGAAATGTTTGTGAATAACGAGAAGAATTTCGCATTCTTAAGAATG GACTTCCGTGCAAACGCGGAAAAAGCAAAGCATGAACTGGATGGCTCGATGCGAAAAGGTCGTGCAATAAAAGTACGCTTTGCCCCGCATTCGTCAGCTATTAAAGTCAAGAATCTTACTCCTTGGGTGTCGAATGAACTCTTGGACAGAGCGTTCAGTGTATTTGGCGAGATTGAACGTGCGACAGTTATTGTAGATGACCGAGGAAAAAGTATGGGCGAGGGAATAGTTGAATATTGCAGAAAACCAGGTGCACAACTGGCGCTTAGGAAATGTAGCGAAGGATGTTACTTCCTTACTGC TTCTCTCCGACCGGTCGTCGTCGAACCTTTTGAGCAGCAAGATGATATAGACGGCTATCCAGACAAAAATTTACCCCGTAagaaccaagaattttataaagcTCGTGAAGTTGGACCGAGATTTGCACAGATCGGTAGCTTTGAACATGAGTACGGCACTAGGTGGAAGCAGCTCCACGAACTTTACAAACAGAAGGAAGAGGCGTTGAAGAGAGAAATGGCCATGGAGGAAGAAAAGCTTGAAGCACAGATGGAGTTTGCCAGATATGAACACGAGACTGAGCTACTACGCGAAC AGTTGCGAATGCGCGAAGCTGACAGGGAAAGGCAAAAGCGAGAGTGGGAGATGAAGGAGAGACAAGCCGAGGAGCAAAGAACACGTGAGGAAGAACTGCGGAGGAGACAACAGGAAGAAATGGCGATACGTATCAGGCGGCAGGAAGAAGAATTACACAGACGACAGCAAGAGAATAATCTCTTTATGCAG GAACAAGCCATACgcggcggcggtggcggcggCGGAGGTGGAGGGGGAGGCCCTGGCAGCATTGGTGGTAAAAATTATGATGCCATCAGTGTGAATGACCGCGACGGATTTGGTCAACCAGACG
- the Teh1 gene encoding tipE homolog 1 — MRGSSSELLLDSSAARESEKYEIQQQELRRRKLFELGFGASRRRPPRRTCRQRFNFYATSALALVATSGGAALLFLVPLYVDPAISTLAADFSPHPVTCTTSRREDLAGLFNCSWSSCREGCTSDVYRCTHIYVTYAPWNNSSSGNYSGEEIDAGTSPPVDLGTPATDLVGEVEAILMVNIKGCGYPPIVDCENFTKELGFEGSKFPCHYSRVNGSIVMADYNREAQIATIMHFFAAPFVVTLATSVALCVMHCDCRCAAPPRHPQRTMRRPRIDDLSDHSISNRVDRRGHVPHCECGDVTRPL, encoded by the exons ATGCGTGGCAGCAGCTCGGAGCTTTTGCTTGACTCGAGTGCGGCTCGCGAGAGTGAAAAGTACGAGATTCAGCAGCAAGAACTACGACGTCGCAAGCTGTTCGAGCTCGGTTTCGGGGCGTCGCGGCGCCGACCGCCTCGGCGAACCTGCCGTCAGCGGTTCAACTTCTACGCGACGTCGGCTCTGGCCCTCGTGGCGACATCCGGGGGAGCGGCCCTCCTCTTCCTCGTGCCCCTCTACGTCGACCCGGCAATCAGCACCCTGGCCGCGGACTTTTCACCCCATCCTGTAACCTGCACGACCTCCCGACGCGAGGACCTCGCCGGTCTTTTCAACTGTTCCTGGAGCTCTTGCCGCGAGGGATGCACCAGCGACGTCTACAGGTGCACCCACATCTACGTCACCTACGCACCCTGGAACAATTCGTCGTCCGGGAATTATTCCGGCGAGGAGATCGACGCGGGAACGTCGCCCCCGGTCGACCTCGGAACGCCAG CCACGGATCTCGTCGGCGAGGTTGAGGCGATACTGATGGTTAACATAAAGGGATGCGGCTACCCGCCGATAGTCGACTGCGAAAACTTCACCAAGGAGCTCGGCTTCGAGGGATCCAAGTTCCCCTGCCACTACAGTCGCGTTAACGGGAGTATAGTGATGGCCGACTACAATCGTGAGGCCCAAATCGCGACGATTATGCACTTCTTTGCCGCACCATTCGTAGTGACTTTGGCCACCAGTGTTGCTCTTTGTGTTATGCATTGTGACTGCAGATGTGCCGCTCCGCCGAGACACCCTCAGAGAACCATGCGGAGGCCCAGGATCGACGATCTCAG CGATCATTCGATAAGCAACAGGGTCGATCGGCGGGGTCACGTGCCACACTGCGAATGCGGTGACGTAACGAGGCCCTTATGA